gtctcCACAAAAGTTGCTGACCGGAAGACAACCTGGAGCTACATCAGAGTCACCCGACTCAACGAAGATGAGCCGTGATGACCTCATCGAGCTGGACAAGCAGAGGAGCGAACACGCCTTGACATGGTGGAGGCTGTGGCAAGAGTCATACCTGTCTGATCTTAAGCAATTTCACTGTCGCAAGGGAAAGAGCACCAGAATTCCGCATGTTGGCGAAATTGTCCTGCTGAAAGAACCTAACATCAAACGTGTTTCGTGGCCGACAGCTATTGTTACAGGAGTGATACCTGGAACCGACGCCAAGGTGCGAGCGG
The window above is part of the Daphnia magna isolate NIES unplaced genomic scaffold, ASM2063170v1.1 Dm_contigs107, whole genome shotgun sequence genome. Proteins encoded here:
- the LOC123466638 gene encoding uncharacterized protein LOC123466638, whose product is MVRSVKEPLRKVLGKMKLLTGRQPGATSESPDSTKMSRDDLIELDKQRSEHALTWWRLWQESYLSDLKQFHCRKGKSTRIPHVGEIVLLKEPNIKRVSWPTAIVTGVIPGTDAKVRAVVLRLRSGKETTRSIQTVYPLEVQADIDTPVDDTEIGTVEKTTSTRKKNPLHN